The following are from one region of the Quercus robur chromosome 1, dhQueRobu3.1, whole genome shotgun sequence genome:
- the LOC126695968 gene encoding disease resistance protein Roq1-like — translation MSLLAIGSEDDVRFIGIWGMGGIGKTPLARVVYDKVFNEFQGGCFIANVMSESEKCGLVPLQQKLIHEILMGKSVYIRDDCDGVHMIKNRLCHKKILLVLDDVDQFDQLEKLAGDSKWFGSGSRVIITTKDRHLLGRHEVHEIYEAQGLKYIEALRLFSLKAFKERDPPKGYLDFSTSFVDYAKGLPLAISVLGSLLYNRSKKE, via the coding sequence ATGTCGCTTTTAGCCATAGGATCAGAAGATGATGTTCGCTTTATTGGGATTTGGGGGATGGGGGGTATTGGTAAGACACCTCTTGCTAGAGTTGTTTATGACAAGGTTTTTAATGAATTTCAAGGTGGTTGTTTTATCGCTAATGTTATGAGTGAATCTGAAAAATGTGGGTTAGTTCCATTACAACAAAAACTTATTCATGAGATTTTGATGGGGAAAAGTGTATATATAAGGGATGATTGTGATGGAGTTCATATGATCAAGAATAGGTTATGtcataaaaaaattcttcttgttcttgatgaTGTAGATCAATTTGATCAGCTAGAAAAGTTAGCTGGGGACTCTAAATGGTTTGGTTCAGGAAGTAGAGTCATCATAACAACAAAAGATCGACATTTGTTGGGAAGGCATGAAGTACATGAAATTTATGAGGCTCAAGGATTGAAATATATTGAGGCTCTTCGTCTTTTTAGTTTGAAAGCATTCAAAGAACGTGATCCACCCAAAGGTTATCTAGACTTTTCCACATCTTTTGTAGATTATGCTAAAGGTCTACCTTTAGCTATTAGTGTTTTGGGTTCTTTGTTGTACAATAGAAGTAAGAAGGAATAG
- the LOC126728100 gene encoding uncharacterized protein LOC126728100 isoform X2, with amino-acid sequence MARQKANLRTHSKSVTVEGASTQHVNQETNQKMREASTQDVRPPVYATRGPSKYLDVWDLPDDKVIELPLNSMYQPVDEGARAFTGFLKTIARKPHMCPIRYLTWKDIPEELKEECWHLVERKYVVPTNPTAYAALKTFTLQKIRKAWRVHKCRLKTSHYIPHLRNKARVKNNRPKGCIPEDWDVLVDHWYTDDVVIESEKNRDRRSKQEDLHTVGSCSFAVHAAKKAKANGRPVECAALYSILHTRKDGSTVNPVVQAKMDKRKELLAEPSNQLQSSDISGSITWAPDDVFAKVMGKECKGCICRVGFGPSPSGRSSKSALTDLQIRSSQERDNEVAQLKASLANMQEKLSSFEEMKERLSQFEEMEKRMAHMLQQMQQITSQCSQDVSPILQSLALQKSSAASYQPSSL; translated from the exons ATGGCAAGGCAAAAAGCAAATTTGCGCACGCATTCCAAGAGCGTAACCGTGGAAGGAGCTTCTACACAACATGTGAATCAAGAAACGAACCAAAAAATGCGTGAAGCTTCTACGCAAG ATGTGCGGCCACCTGTATATGCCACTCGTGGGCCAAGCAAGTACTTGGATGTTTGGGATCTTCCTGATGACAAAGTAATTGAATTGCCTCTAAATAGTATGTATCAGCCGGTTGATGAAGGGGCGAGGGCTTTCACTGGTTTCTTGAAGACGATTGCACGGAAACCCCACATGTGCCCAATTAGATATCTGACTTGGAAGGACATACCAGAAGAACTTAAAGAAGAGTGTTGGCATCTTGTAGAG CGAAAATACGTCGTCCCTACGAATCCTACTGCATATGCAGCTTTGAAGACATTTACCTTACAAAAAATTAGGAAGGCTTGGAGGGTTCACAAGTGTAGGCTGAAAACATCTCATTACATACCACAtctaagaaacaaagcacgGGTGAAGAACAACCGACCCAAGGGATGCATACCAGAAGATTGGGATGTTCTTGTTGACCATTGGTATACTGATGATGTAGTG ATAGAGTCAGAGAAGAATAGGGACCGTCGTTCTAAACAGGAGGACTTACATACTGTTGGTTCATGTAGCTTTGCCGTGCACGCTGCAAAGAAG GCAAAAGCGAATGGACGTCCTGTAGAGTGTGCAGCATTATATTCAATACTGCACACTCGTAAAGATGGATCTACAGTTAATCCTGTAGTACAAGCAAAAATG GATAAAAGGAAGGAGTTGTTGGCTGAACCTTCGAATCAATTGCAATCATCTGACATAAGTGGTAGTATTACATGGGCACCAGATGATGTGTTTGCCAAAGTGATGGGTAAGGAGTGCAAAGGTTGTATTTGTAGGGTAGGATTTGGTCCAAGCCCAAGTGGGCGAAGTAGCAAGAGTGCTCTTACGGACCTTCAAATACGATCAAGTCAAGAAAGGGATAACGAAGTTGCACAACTGAAGGCTTCCTTGGCTAATATGCAGGAGAAATTGTCCTCTTTTGAGGAAATGAAGGAAAGACTTAGCCAATTCGAAGAGATGGAGAAAAGAATGGCTCACATGCTTCAACAAATGCAACAAATAACTTCACAATGCAGTCAG gATGTTTCTCCGATCTTACAATCCCTAGCTCTCCAAAAATCA
- the LOC126728100 gene encoding uncharacterized protein LOC126728100 isoform X1 encodes MRSKGLTASHGGLKHQQWWHESEFIEDIVQAILHKLSYAFPRDTKGLVGIDAQVEELMLLLAIGSNDARIIGVWGMGGIVEMARQKANLRTHSKSVTVEGASTQHVNQETNQKMREASTQDVRPPVYATRGPSKYLDVWDLPDDKVIELPLNSMYQPVDEGARAFTGFLKTIARKPHMCPIRYLTWKDIPEELKEECWHLVERKYVVPTNPTAYAALKTFTLQKIRKAWRVHKCRLKTSHYIPHLRNKARVKNNRPKGCIPEDWDVLVDHWYTDDVVIESEKNRDRRSKQEDLHTVGSCSFAVHAAKKAKANGRPVECAALYSILHTRKDGSTVNPVVQAKMDKRKELLAEPSNQLQSSDISGSITWAPDDVFAKVMGKECKGCICRVGFGPSPSGRSSKSALTDLQIRSSQERDNEVAQLKASLANMQEKLSSFEEMKERLSQFEEMEKRMAHMLQQMQQITSQCSQDVSPILQSLALQKSSAASYQPSSL; translated from the exons ATGCGATCTAAAGGTCTAACAGCATCACATGGCGGTTTGAAGCATCAACAATGGTG GCATGAGTCAGAATTTATCGAAGATATTGTGCAGGCGATATTGCACAAATTAAGTTATGCATTCCCAAGAGATACCAAAGGTTTAGTAGGAATAGATGCTCAAGTGGAGGAATTGATGTTGCTTTTGGCTATAGGATCGAATGATGCTCGCATCATAGGGGTTTGGGGGATGGGGGGAATTG TTGAAATGGCAAGGCAAAAAGCAAATTTGCGCACGCATTCCAAGAGCGTAACCGTGGAAGGAGCTTCTACACAACATGTGAATCAAGAAACGAACCAAAAAATGCGTGAAGCTTCTACGCAAG ATGTGCGGCCACCTGTATATGCCACTCGTGGGCCAAGCAAGTACTTGGATGTTTGGGATCTTCCTGATGACAAAGTAATTGAATTGCCTCTAAATAGTATGTATCAGCCGGTTGATGAAGGGGCGAGGGCTTTCACTGGTTTCTTGAAGACGATTGCACGGAAACCCCACATGTGCCCAATTAGATATCTGACTTGGAAGGACATACCAGAAGAACTTAAAGAAGAGTGTTGGCATCTTGTAGAG CGAAAATACGTCGTCCCTACGAATCCTACTGCATATGCAGCTTTGAAGACATTTACCTTACAAAAAATTAGGAAGGCTTGGAGGGTTCACAAGTGTAGGCTGAAAACATCTCATTACATACCACAtctaagaaacaaagcacgGGTGAAGAACAACCGACCCAAGGGATGCATACCAGAAGATTGGGATGTTCTTGTTGACCATTGGTATACTGATGATGTAGTG ATAGAGTCAGAGAAGAATAGGGACCGTCGTTCTAAACAGGAGGACTTACATACTGTTGGTTCATGTAGCTTTGCCGTGCACGCTGCAAAGAAG GCAAAAGCGAATGGACGTCCTGTAGAGTGTGCAGCATTATATTCAATACTGCACACTCGTAAAGATGGATCTACAGTTAATCCTGTAGTACAAGCAAAAATG GATAAAAGGAAGGAGTTGTTGGCTGAACCTTCGAATCAATTGCAATCATCTGACATAAGTGGTAGTATTACATGGGCACCAGATGATGTGTTTGCCAAAGTGATGGGTAAGGAGTGCAAAGGTTGTATTTGTAGGGTAGGATTTGGTCCAAGCCCAAGTGGGCGAAGTAGCAAGAGTGCTCTTACGGACCTTCAAATACGATCAAGTCAAGAAAGGGATAACGAAGTTGCACAACTGAAGGCTTCCTTGGCTAATATGCAGGAGAAATTGTCCTCTTTTGAGGAAATGAAGGAAAGACTTAGCCAATTCGAAGAGATGGAGAAAAGAATGGCTCACATGCTTCAACAAATGCAACAAATAACTTCACAATGCAGTCAG gATGTTTCTCCGATCTTACAATCCCTAGCTCTCCAAAAATCA